The proteins below are encoded in one region of Chiloscyllium plagiosum isolate BGI_BamShark_2017 chromosome 7, ASM401019v2, whole genome shotgun sequence:
- the LOC122551301 gene encoding gamma-crystallin S-1-like, producing the protein MGKIIFYEDRNFQGRHYECSSDCADLSPYFSRCNSIRVESDWWVLYEKPNYVGYQYVLTRGEYPDYQRWMGFNDCVRSCRSYPQYRGGSYRMRIYERPDFGGQMMEFMDDCPSVYDRFRYRDIHSCHVMDGYWIFYEHPNYRGRQYFMRPGEYRRYSDWGGYNATIGSFRRMRDF; encoded by the exons ATGGGCAAG ATCATCTTTTATGAGGACAGGAACTTCCAGGGGCGGCACTATGAGtgcagcagtgactgtgctgaccTGTCCCCTTACTTCAGCCGCTGTAACTCCATCCGTGTTGAGAGTGACTGGTGGGTGCTGTATGAGAAACCCAATTACGTGGGATACCAGTATGTTCTGACCAGGGGAGAATATCCTGACTACCAGCGCTGGATGGGATTCAATGACTGTGTCAGGTCATGTCGCAGTTACCCACAA TACCGAGGAGGCTCCTACAGAATGAGGATTTACGAGAGGCCTGACTTTGGagggcagatgatggaattcatGGATGACTGTCCATCTGTCTACGACCGTTTCCGTTACCGTGACATCCACTCCTGCCATGTGATGGACGGTTACTGGATCTTCTATGAACATCCCAACTACAGAGGGCGACAGTACTTCATGAGGCCTGGCGAATACAGAAGATACAGTGACTGGGGGGGTTACAATGCAACAATTGGATCTTTCAGGCGCATGAGGGATTTCTAA
- the LOC122551300 gene encoding gamma-crystallin S-1-like, translated as MGKIIFYEDRNFQGRHYECSSDCADLSPYFSRCNSIRVDSDWWVLYEKPNYMGYQYILTRGEYPDYQRWMGFNDCVRSCRSYPQYRGGSYRIKVYERPDFGGQMMEFMDDCPSVYDRFRYRDIHSCHVMDGYWIFYEHPNYKGRQYFMRPGEYRRYSDWGGYSSTVGSFRRMRDF; from the exons ATGGGCAAG ATCATCTTTTACGAGGACAGGAACTTCCAGGGGCGGCACTATGAGtgcagcagtgactgtgctgaccTGTCCCCTTACTTCAGCCGCTGTAACTCCATCCGTGTTGACAGTGACTGGTGGGTGCTGTATGAGAAACCCAATTACATGGGATACCAGTATATTCTGACCAGGGGAGAGTACCCTGACTACCAGCGCTGGATGGGATTCAATGACTGTGTCAGGTCATGTCGCAGTTACCCACAA TACCGTGGAGGCTCCTATAGAATAAAGGTTTACGAGAGGCCTGACTTTGgaggacagatgatggaattcatGGATGACTGTCCATCTGTCTACGATCGTTTCCGTTACCGTGACATCCACTCCTGCCATGTGATGGACGGTTACTGGATCTTCTATGAACATCCCAACTACAAAGGGCGACAGTACTTCATGAGACCTGGTGAATACAGGAGATACAGTGACTGGGGAGGCTACAGCTCAACCGTCGGATCTTTCAGGCGCATGAGGGATTTCTAA